The following coding sequences lie in one Chelatococcus sp. YT9 genomic window:
- a CDS encoding ABC transporter ATP-binding protein — MSVYRLQSSPMKAAPVRPVAFDFDGVVARFGALHAMGPTTLSVRQGEFLAVVGPSGCGKSTLLNMVAGTLSPAEGVVRYKGEEVTAINHDVGYITQKNFCLPWRTVEANVRLPLEFRRIPKDETERRVRVAIDKVGLGGFEKAYPRQLSGGMLQRVMIARTLAYEPDIYLMDEPFGSLDAQLRTRMHGELLKLWQDTGATFVFVTHDLQEAITLADRVVVMSGRPGRPKLVVDIDLPRPRDVIDIQSNPAFGAYVKELWAALDVH, encoded by the coding sequence CAGGCTGCAATCATCGCCGATGAAAGCCGCGCCGGTACGGCCGGTGGCTTTCGACTTTGATGGCGTGGTCGCCCGGTTTGGGGCGCTTCATGCCATGGGGCCGACCACTCTGTCCGTGCGGCAAGGCGAGTTTCTGGCGGTGGTCGGGCCGAGCGGTTGCGGCAAGTCCACTCTGTTGAACATGGTGGCGGGCACGCTTAGTCCGGCCGAAGGCGTCGTGCGCTACAAGGGTGAAGAGGTAACCGCGATCAATCACGATGTCGGTTACATCACCCAGAAGAATTTCTGCCTGCCGTGGCGCACGGTGGAGGCAAATGTCCGGCTGCCGCTCGAATTCCGCAGGATTCCAAAGGACGAGACCGAGCGGCGCGTGCGCGTTGCCATCGACAAGGTAGGGCTCGGCGGCTTCGAGAAAGCCTACCCGAGGCAATTGTCAGGCGGCATGTTGCAGCGTGTGATGATCGCGCGAACGCTTGCCTATGAGCCAGATATCTACCTTATGGACGAGCCGTTCGGCAGCCTTGATGCGCAGCTACGGACGCGCATGCATGGCGAGCTCCTCAAGCTGTGGCAGGACACCGGCGCCACCTTCGTCTTCGTGACGCATGACCTGCAGGAAGCGATCACCCTGGCGGATCGCGTCGTGGTCATGTCCGGTCGGCCCGGACGTCCAAAGCTTGTCGTGGATATCGATCTGCCGCGTCCCCGCGACGTCATCGACATCCAGTCCAATCCTGCCTTTGGAGCTTATGTCAAAGAGCTCTGGGCAGCCTTGGACGTGCATTGA
- a CDS encoding ABC transporter permease, which produces MSAGTSFSGSTHRKRVLSGDVFLQFGLAIVAVAAWEFIARSFGTEFWTSSPSAVAAELGRWAASGQLAIDLQLTLTEAGVGFVIGSLAGGLIGFILGWMRRLGDLFEPFILSLYTLPKIALAPLFVLWFGIGATNKIMFAAMLVFFMVFFTTYQGTRQVDRDLVENARLLGAGKLDIWTKIAIPYSAVWIFTGIRIGLPYALIGAIVGEFVAAEAGVGFRIKEATSFFNTAAVFAGLIVLMVISLVLLGLLKVVESRALAWQSAGNRVSAGDPA; this is translated from the coding sequence ATGAGCGCGGGCACCAGCTTTTCAGGTAGCACACATCGCAAACGGGTACTCTCTGGCGATGTCTTTCTCCAGTTCGGTCTGGCCATCGTTGCCGTCGCCGCTTGGGAATTCATCGCGCGGAGCTTTGGCACCGAATTCTGGACGAGCAGCCCAAGTGCGGTCGCGGCTGAGCTTGGGCGGTGGGCGGCATCCGGTCAACTTGCGATCGATCTGCAGCTTACGTTGACTGAAGCTGGCGTAGGCTTCGTCATCGGCAGCCTTGCCGGTGGATTGATCGGCTTTATTCTGGGGTGGATGAGACGTCTGGGCGATCTATTTGAGCCGTTTATCCTTTCGCTATACACGTTGCCAAAGATCGCACTTGCTCCTCTTTTTGTTCTCTGGTTCGGGATCGGCGCAACGAACAAGATCATGTTCGCGGCGATGCTCGTATTCTTCATGGTCTTCTTCACGACATACCAGGGCACTCGCCAGGTCGACCGCGATCTCGTCGAGAACGCACGCCTCCTTGGCGCCGGCAAGTTGGATATCTGGACGAAGATCGCCATTCCCTATTCAGCGGTTTGGATCTTTACCGGTATCCGCATCGGGCTTCCCTATGCGCTGATCGGCGCGATCGTCGGCGAATTCGTCGCGGCGGAAGCCGGCGTGGGATTCCGGATCAAAGAGGCGACGTCGTTCTTCAACACGGCCGCCGTCTTTGCCGGGCTGATCGTGTTGATGGTCATCAGCCTCGTTCTGCTCGGCCTGTTGAAGGTCGTGGAAAGCCGTGCGCTCGCCTGGCAGAGCGCAGGCAACCGTGTGAGCGCGGGAGACCCCGCATGA